In Amycolatopsis jiangsuensis, the following proteins share a genomic window:
- a CDS encoding Dabb family protein: MIYHCNRMKLKQGLPPEQIATALEHLKEQGRIPAVQSFVVGPEHGSEFDWGAIFVLADLDAYWEYLTHPAHKRSERAGVPLLEKFECYDVSDDPDPGLEARIAELQKRNYEADPELVTLMAGLASHTGSSAVTHAA, translated from the coding sequence ATGATCTACCACTGCAACCGCATGAAGCTGAAGCAAGGCCTTCCGCCCGAGCAGATCGCGACCGCGCTCGAACACCTGAAGGAGCAGGGACGCATTCCGGCGGTGCAGTCGTTCGTCGTCGGACCGGAGCACGGCAGCGAGTTCGACTGGGGCGCGATCTTCGTACTGGCCGACCTGGATGCCTACTGGGAGTACCTGACCCACCCGGCGCACAAGAGGTCCGAGCGGGCCGGTGTTCCGCTGCTGGAGAAGTTCGAGTGCTACGACGTTTCCGACGATCCCGACCCCGGACTGGAGGCCAGGATCGCCGAACTGCAGAAGCGCAACTACGAGGCCGATCCCGAGCTCGTCACCCTGATGGCGGGCCTCGCCTCGCACACCGGCAGCAGCGCCGTGACGCACGCCGCCTGA
- a CDS encoding GntR family transcriptional regulator codes for MATDAPAEQARTSKSQLAYEWLRERIVSHRFTPGYRLVLSQIAAELGISTVPVREAVRRLEAEGLVTFEKNIGAQVALVDEGEYATTMQTLAVVEGAATGFSAPLLTAEDLTQARAVNQQMRECLEHFDPRRFTDLNEKFHAVLFQHCPNPSMTDLVHRGWSRLRMLRDSIFGFVPGRAVQSVAEHDHIVDLIESGADPIDVELAVRRHRTETLDAFLHFQHVPADG; via the coding sequence ATGGCCACCGACGCACCGGCCGAGCAGGCCAGGACCAGCAAGTCCCAGCTGGCTTACGAGTGGCTGCGTGAACGGATCGTCTCGCACCGCTTCACGCCCGGCTACCGGCTGGTGCTCAGCCAGATCGCCGCCGAGCTGGGCATCAGCACCGTCCCGGTCCGGGAGGCCGTCCGCCGGCTGGAGGCCGAAGGGCTGGTGACCTTCGAGAAGAACATCGGTGCCCAGGTCGCGTTGGTCGACGAGGGTGAGTACGCCACGACGATGCAGACGCTCGCCGTGGTCGAAGGCGCCGCGACCGGTTTCTCCGCTCCCCTGCTGACGGCCGAGGACCTGACGCAGGCCCGTGCGGTGAACCAGCAGATGCGCGAATGCCTCGAGCACTTCGATCCGCGCCGGTTCACCGACCTCAACGAGAAGTTCCACGCGGTGCTGTTCCAGCACTGCCCGAACCCGTCCATGACCGATCTGGTGCACCGGGGCTGGAGCCGGCTGCGGATGCTGCGTGACTCGATCTTCGGTTTCGTACCGGGCCGCGCCGTGCAGTCGGTGGCCGAGCACGACCACATCGTCGACCTGATCGAAAGCGGCGCCGACCCGATCGACGTGGAACTCGCCGTGCGCAGGCACCGCACGGAAACCCTGGACGCGTTCCTGCACTTCCAGCACGTACCGGCGGACGGCTGA
- the dapA gene encoding 4-hydroxy-tetrahydrodipicolinate synthase encodes MSNRPGAWRTLPEQLTGSIAPVITPFTDEGAVDHASLANLVEWQLRQGSDGVSIGGSTGEPSAQTIDERAAAIRTVLKTVDGRAPVVPGTGSAKLDETIELTGAAYEAGVDAALIITPYYARPTQEALYVWYSTVAAEYPELPIIAYNVPSRTAVEIAPETVARLHRDVPNFVGIKETTKDFEHFSRVIKAAGRELLVWSGIELLCLPLLALGGTGFVSATANIAPAATKKMYDAFRDGRLEDALDIHYGLHPLVDLIFVETNPAPVKWVLAERGLIRSGHVRSPLIAPTDAGKDKIRALLDEGAGYLSPVTEADTIAGGN; translated from the coding sequence ATGAGCAACCGACCGGGTGCCTGGCGCACCCTACCCGAGCAGCTGACCGGATCGATCGCCCCGGTGATCACGCCGTTCACCGACGAAGGCGCGGTCGACCACGCATCGCTGGCGAACCTCGTGGAGTGGCAGCTGAGGCAGGGCTCCGACGGCGTGTCCATCGGCGGCTCCACCGGTGAGCCCAGCGCGCAGACCATCGACGAGCGCGCGGCGGCGATCCGGACGGTGCTGAAGACCGTCGACGGACGCGCGCCGGTCGTGCCGGGGACCGGCTCGGCCAAGCTCGACGAGACCATCGAGCTCACCGGCGCGGCCTACGAGGCGGGCGTGGACGCGGCGTTGATCATCACGCCCTACTACGCGCGGCCGACCCAGGAAGCGCTCTACGTCTGGTACTCCACGGTCGCCGCGGAATACCCGGAACTGCCGATCATCGCCTACAACGTGCCGAGCCGGACGGCGGTGGAGATCGCGCCGGAGACGGTCGCGAGGCTGCATCGCGACGTGCCGAACTTCGTCGGCATCAAGGAGACCACCAAGGATTTCGAGCACTTCTCGCGGGTGATCAAGGCGGCCGGGCGGGAGCTGCTGGTGTGGTCGGGCATCGAATTGCTGTGCCTGCCGCTGCTGGCGCTCGGCGGCACCGGTTTCGTCAGCGCCACCGCGAACATCGCGCCCGCGGCGACGAAGAAGATGTACGACGCGTTCCGCGACGGGCGGCTCGAGGACGCACTGGACATCCACTACGGACTGCACCCGCTGGTGGACCTGATCTTCGTGGAGACCAATCCGGCGCCGGTCAAATGGGTGCTGGCCGAGCGGGGCTTGATCCGCTCCGGCCACGTCCGGTCGCCGCTGATCGCGCCGACCGACGCGGGCAAGGACAAGATCCGCGCGCTGCTCGACGAGGGTGCCGGGTACCTGTCGCCGGTCACCGAAGCCGACACCATCGCCGGAGGCAACTGA
- the hpaD gene encoding 3,4-dihydroxyphenylacetate 2,3-dioxygenase, with protein MSVSPQTPIPPDIVRCAYLDLVVTDLAAAREFYVDVLGLVVTAEDDEAIHLRTLEEFIHHNLVLRKGPVAAAAAFAYRVRTPEDVDRAQQWYAARGCRTERRKKGFTKGVGDSVRVVDPLGFPYEFFYEVEHVERLAWRYDLYTPGALVRLDHFNQVTPDVPSGRKYLEDLGFRVTEDIKDEAGTTYAAWLRRKDTVHDTALTGGDGPRLHHLAFATHEKHNILAICDKLGALRRSDVIERGPGRHGVSNAFYLYIRDPDGHRVEIYTQDYYTGDPDNPVVTWDVHDNQRRDWWGNPVVPSWYTEASPVLDLDGAPQPLRKRTEASEMAVTVGADGFSYTRKENDEQGFKLGHSL; from the coding sequence ATGAGTGTTTCTCCGCAGACTCCCATCCCGCCGGACATCGTGCGCTGCGCCTACCTGGACCTGGTGGTCACTGACCTCGCCGCGGCCAGGGAGTTCTACGTCGACGTGCTCGGACTGGTGGTCACCGCCGAGGACGACGAGGCGATCCATCTACGCACGCTCGAGGAGTTCATCCACCACAACCTGGTGCTGCGCAAGGGACCGGTCGCCGCCGCGGCCGCGTTCGCCTACCGGGTGCGGACTCCGGAGGACGTCGACCGCGCGCAGCAGTGGTACGCCGCGCGCGGCTGCCGCACCGAACGACGGAAAAAGGGCTTCACCAAAGGCGTCGGCGACTCGGTGCGGGTCGTCGATCCGCTCGGTTTCCCTTACGAGTTCTTCTACGAAGTGGAGCACGTCGAGCGGCTGGCCTGGCGCTACGATCTCTACACCCCGGGCGCGCTGGTTCGGCTCGACCACTTCAACCAGGTCACCCCGGACGTGCCGAGCGGCCGGAAATACCTGGAGGACCTGGGTTTCCGGGTCACCGAGGACATCAAGGACGAGGCGGGCACCACCTACGCCGCCTGGCTGCGGCGCAAGGACACCGTGCACGACACGGCACTGACCGGTGGGGACGGGCCCCGGCTGCACCACCTCGCCTTCGCCACCCACGAGAAGCACAACATCCTGGCCATCTGCGACAAGCTCGGTGCGCTGCGCCGGTCCGACGTCATCGAGCGGGGTCCCGGCCGGCACGGGGTGTCCAACGCCTTCTACCTCTACATCCGCGATCCCGACGGGCACCGGGTCGAGATCTACACCCAGGACTACTACACGGGCGACCCGGACAACCCCGTCGTCACCTGGGACGTCCACGACAACCAGCGCCGCGACTGGTGGGGCAACCCGGTCGTGCCCTCCTGGTACACCGAAGCCTCGCCGGTGCTCGATCTCGACGGCGCTCCGCAACCACTGCGCAAGCGCACCGAGGCCAGCGAAATGGCGGTCACGGTGGGCGCCGACGGTTTCTCCTACACCCGCAAGGAGAACGACGAGCAGGGCTTCAAACTGGGTCATTCGCTGTGA
- a CDS encoding FAD-binding monooxygenase produces the protein MQFHHHGYVSGDPHVQPAAGVGLDRPDELPGEVDVLIVGSGPAGMIAAAQLAQFPGIVTRIVERRPGRLVVGQADGIQARSVETFQAFGFAGRITEEAYRITEMAFWKPDPEQPRNIIRTALTPDDPSGVSEFPHLIVNQARVLDFFAEAARNAPARLVPDYGYEFVTLDVAEEGEFPVTVTLRHTAGPDEGTERIVRAKYVIGCDGARSKVRESIGRELLGDRANHAWGVMDVLAETDFPDIRTKCAIQSHDGGSILHIPREGNHLFRMYVDLGELPEDDRGAVRDTTQEQVEARANRILHPYTLTVKHVAWRSVYEVGHRLTDKFDDVPEELTGLRGPRVFITGDACHTHSAKAGQGMNVSIQDGWNIAWKVAHVLDGRAPESLLDTYSAERRVIARDLIDFDRRWSSLMAAKPGELDDPTELEDFYVKTAEFPAGLMTQYQPSMIVAEAVHQELATGFPVGKRFKSNPVTRVCDGNPVHLGHHHRADGRWRIYVFADRPAPGERSKVRDFAEWIGGSAESPVLARTPEGLDVDAWFDVKVIYQQKHTDVDLGSVPRTFLPKVGPFEVVDYEKVYAAAPDDDIFEARGVDRDGAVVVVRPDHYVANVLPLAATGELVTFFEGVFAVRSRSAR, from the coding sequence TTGCAGTTCCACCACCACGGATACGTCTCGGGTGATCCGCACGTCCAGCCGGCCGCGGGCGTAGGCCTCGACCGGCCTGACGAACTGCCCGGCGAGGTCGATGTCCTGATCGTGGGCAGTGGTCCGGCCGGCATGATCGCCGCCGCGCAGCTGGCCCAGTTCCCCGGCATCGTCACCCGGATCGTCGAGCGCAGGCCCGGCCGGCTCGTGGTCGGGCAGGCGGATGGGATCCAGGCCCGCAGCGTGGAAACCTTCCAGGCGTTCGGCTTCGCCGGCCGGATCACCGAGGAGGCCTACCGGATCACCGAAATGGCCTTCTGGAAGCCGGATCCCGAGCAGCCGCGGAACATCATCCGCACCGCGCTGACCCCGGACGATCCGAGCGGGGTCAGCGAGTTCCCGCACCTGATCGTCAACCAGGCCCGCGTTCTCGACTTCTTCGCCGAGGCCGCGCGCAACGCCCCGGCCCGGCTGGTTCCGGACTACGGCTACGAATTCGTCACCCTCGACGTGGCCGAGGAGGGCGAGTTCCCGGTCACGGTAACGCTGCGCCACACCGCCGGGCCGGACGAGGGGACCGAGCGGATCGTTCGCGCCAAGTACGTCATCGGCTGCGATGGCGCGCGCAGCAAGGTACGCGAGTCGATCGGCCGCGAACTGCTCGGCGACCGTGCCAACCACGCGTGGGGCGTGATGGACGTGCTCGCCGAGACCGACTTCCCCGACATCCGCACGAAGTGCGCGATCCAGTCCCACGACGGCGGCAGCATCCTGCACATCCCGCGCGAGGGCAACCACCTGTTCCGGATGTACGTCGACCTCGGTGAACTTCCCGAGGACGACCGTGGCGCGGTCCGCGACACCACGCAGGAGCAGGTCGAGGCCCGCGCCAACCGGATCCTGCACCCGTACACGCTGACGGTGAAGCACGTCGCGTGGCGCAGCGTCTACGAGGTCGGGCACCGGCTCACCGACAAGTTCGACGACGTGCCTGAGGAACTCACCGGCCTCCGCGGCCCCCGGGTGTTCATCACCGGCGATGCTTGCCACACCCACAGCGCCAAGGCCGGACAGGGCATGAACGTGTCCATTCAGGACGGCTGGAACATCGCCTGGAAGGTCGCGCACGTGCTCGACGGGCGAGCACCGGAGTCCCTTTTGGACACCTACTCCGCGGAACGCCGGGTGATCGCCCGTGACCTGATCGATTTCGACCGGCGGTGGTCGAGCCTGATGGCCGCGAAACCGGGGGAACTCGACGATCCCACCGAACTCGAGGACTTCTACGTCAAGACCGCCGAGTTCCCCGCCGGGCTGATGACGCAGTACCAGCCGTCGATGATCGTCGCCGAGGCCGTGCACCAGGAGCTGGCGACCGGTTTCCCGGTCGGCAAGCGCTTCAAGTCGAACCCCGTCACCCGTGTCTGCGACGGCAACCCGGTGCACCTTGGCCACCATCACCGTGCCGACGGCCGCTGGCGGATCTACGTGTTCGCCGACCGTCCGGCGCCGGGGGAGCGTTCGAAGGTACGCGATTTCGCCGAGTGGATCGGCGGCTCTGCGGAGTCTCCGGTGCTCGCCCGCACGCCGGAGGGCCTCGACGTCGACGCCTGGTTCGACGTGAAGGTGATCTACCAGCAGAAGCACACCGACGTGGACCTCGGATCGGTGCCGAGGACTTTTCTGCCGAAGGTGGGGCCGTTCGAGGTGGTCGACTACGAGAAGGTCTACGCCGCGGCCCCGGACGACGACATCTTCGAGGCACGCGGCGTCGACCGCGACGGCGCCGTGGTCGTCGTGCGCCCGGACCACTACGTGGCGAACGTCCTGCCGCTGGCAGCGACGGGCGAACTGGTGACGTTCTTCGAGGGCGTTTTCGCCGTGCGGAGCCGATCGGCTCGCTGA
- a CDS encoding LysR family transcriptional regulator produces the protein MDLDLRLVRYFTVVAEHLNFGRAATALHLAQPSLSRQIQRLEDQLGVRLFDRTPQGSRLTEAGRVFLPRAQELLGAARESALAVRAVAPSRTITIGYIADLVITPAVRELRRRYPDARIRTRHLDWQETSALPEHEVDALVARMPLPLPSDRFQVRVLYEEPRVLVMSPAHRLAGKESVALDDLDEELEACAGSPAIWSVPRPLGPARVSAGPSGEDSFEDKVELVAEGHSILILPRGDGRTTLREDLVTVPLDGIDPCQVVLATHTGDRNPLVTAFREIAGTHLGAG, from the coding sequence GTGGACCTCGACTTGCGGTTGGTGCGGTACTTCACGGTCGTCGCGGAGCACTTGAACTTCGGCCGGGCGGCCACTGCGCTGCACCTCGCGCAGCCGTCGCTCAGCAGGCAGATCCAGCGGCTCGAGGACCAGCTCGGCGTACGCCTGTTCGACCGCACTCCGCAGGGCAGCCGCCTGACCGAAGCCGGCCGGGTGTTCCTCCCGCGAGCGCAGGAATTGCTGGGCGCCGCCCGCGAGTCGGCGCTGGCCGTGCGCGCGGTCGCCCCGTCCCGGACGATCACCATCGGGTACATCGCGGACCTGGTCATCACCCCGGCGGTGCGTGAGCTGCGGCGGCGCTATCCCGACGCCCGGATCCGCACCCGTCACCTGGACTGGCAGGAAACGTCAGCCCTGCCCGAACACGAGGTGGACGCGCTCGTCGCACGGATGCCGCTGCCGTTGCCGAGCGACCGATTCCAGGTTCGCGTGCTCTACGAAGAGCCGCGCGTGCTCGTCATGTCCCCGGCACATCGCTTGGCGGGCAAGGAATCCGTTGCCCTCGACGATCTCGACGAGGAGCTCGAGGCCTGCGCCGGCTCGCCGGCGATCTGGAGCGTGCCGCGCCCGCTCGGCCCGGCTCGGGTGTCGGCCGGGCCCAGTGGCGAAGACAGTTTCGAGGACAAGGTCGAGCTGGTCGCCGAGGGACATTCGATCCTCATCCTGCCCCGCGGCGACGGGCGCACCACCCTGCGCGAGGACCTCGTCACCGTTCCTCTCGACGGGATCGACCCGTGCCAGGTCGTGCTCGCCACCCACACCGGCGACCGCAACCCGCTGGTCACCGCGTTTCGCGAGATCGCAGGGACCCACCTCGGCGCGGGATGA
- the hpaE gene encoding 5-carboxymethyl-2-hydroxymuconate semialdehyde dehydrogenase — protein sequence MAIQHVPAELPERIRHFIDGEFTDSLDGATFEVIDPVSNQAYLHAAAGKPADVDRAVAAARRAFEEGPWPGMLPRERARILYRIADIVETRNERLAELETFDTGLPITQSLGQAKRAAENFRFFADLIVAQADDTYKVPGKQVNYVNRKPKGVAGLITPWNTPFMLESWKLAPALASGCTVVLKPAEFTPLSAGLWPEIFREAGVPDGVFNIVNGLGEEAGDALVKHEDVRLISFTGESATGQTIFANAAPTLKGLSMELGGKSPAVVFADADLDAAIDSTVFGVFSLNGERCTAGSRILVERGIYDEFVRRYVERAENVRVGDPHDPATEVGALVHPEHYEKVAGYIEIGRTEAKLAAGGGRPEGLESGNYVRPTVFVDVPPTARIFQEEIFGPVVAITPFDSDEEALRLANDVKYGLAAYVWTSNLERAHTFGQRIEAGMVWLNSHNVRDLRTPFGGVKASGLGHEGGYRSLDFYSDQQAMHISLAPVHTPKFGA from the coding sequence ATGGCCATTCAGCACGTACCGGCCGAGCTGCCCGAACGCATCCGGCATTTCATCGACGGCGAGTTCACCGACAGCCTCGACGGCGCCACCTTCGAGGTCATCGACCCGGTGTCCAACCAGGCCTACCTGCACGCGGCGGCGGGCAAACCGGCCGACGTCGATCGGGCGGTCGCCGCGGCACGCAGGGCGTTCGAGGAGGGCCCGTGGCCGGGGATGCTGCCGCGGGAGCGGGCCCGGATCCTCTACCGCATCGCCGACATCGTGGAAACCCGCAACGAGCGGCTGGCGGAGCTGGAGACCTTCGACACCGGCCTGCCGATCACCCAGTCCCTCGGCCAGGCCAAACGGGCCGCGGAGAACTTCCGGTTCTTCGCCGACCTGATCGTGGCGCAGGCCGACGACACCTACAAGGTGCCCGGCAAGCAGGTCAACTACGTCAACCGCAAGCCCAAGGGCGTGGCCGGGCTGATCACGCCGTGGAACACGCCGTTCATGCTGGAGAGCTGGAAGCTGGCCCCGGCACTGGCCTCGGGCTGCACGGTGGTGCTCAAACCGGCGGAGTTCACGCCGCTTTCGGCGGGGCTGTGGCCGGAGATCTTCCGCGAGGCCGGGGTGCCCGACGGGGTGTTCAACATCGTCAACGGGCTCGGCGAGGAAGCCGGGGACGCGCTGGTCAAACACGAGGACGTGCGGCTGATCTCGTTCACCGGGGAATCCGCCACGGGCCAGACCATCTTCGCGAACGCCGCGCCGACCCTCAAGGGCCTCTCGATGGAGCTCGGCGGGAAGAGTCCCGCGGTCGTCTTCGCCGACGCCGACCTGGACGCCGCGATCGACTCCACGGTCTTCGGCGTCTTCTCCCTCAACGGCGAGCGCTGCACCGCCGGGAGCCGGATCCTGGTCGAGCGCGGTATCTACGACGAGTTCGTGCGCCGCTACGTCGAACGCGCGGAGAACGTCAGGGTCGGCGATCCGCACGATCCGGCCACCGAGGTCGGAGCGCTCGTCCACCCCGAGCACTACGAGAAGGTGGCCGGCTACATCGAGATCGGCCGGACCGAAGCGAAGCTGGCGGCAGGCGGCGGACGCCCCGAGGGCCTGGAATCCGGCAACTACGTGCGCCCGACCGTCTTCGTGGACGTGCCGCCGACCGCCCGGATCTTCCAGGAGGAGATCTTCGGTCCGGTCGTGGCGATCACCCCGTTCGACAGCGACGAGGAAGCCCTGCGGCTGGCCAACGACGTCAAGTACGGACTGGCCGCCTACGTGTGGACCTCGAACCTGGAGCGCGCGCACACGTTCGGCCAGCGGATCGAGGCCGGGATGGTCTGGCTGAACTCGCACAACGTCCGCGACCTGCGCACCCCGTTCGGCGGGGTCAAGGCGTCCGGGCTCGGCCACGAGGGCGGCTACCGGTCGCTGGACTTCTACTCCGACCAGCAGGCCATGCACATTTCCCTGGCTCCGGTGCACACCCCGAAGTTCGGCGCCTGA
- a CDS encoding fumarylacetoacetate hydrolase family protein, whose translation MSHDSVRPSEETGLHRHPVVGRPGKVVAVHLNYPSRIAQRGRTPAKPSYFLKPVTSLAAAGQAVERPAGAELLAFEGEIALVIGRSARRIAPADGWSHVAAVTAANDLGVYDLRSADKGSNLRSKGGDGYTPLGPATLPAAEIDPAALRVRTWVNGELVQEDSAGTLVFPFGELIADLSQLITLEPGDVVLTGTPAGSSVVVPGDVVEVEVDVPGTEHRTGRLRTEVTEGSEVLPEFSAQPAVDDHQRAEAWGSREAAGLESPFELTEDLVAKLRKVSVATLSAQLRKHGYNQLSIDGVRSDKPGSKIIGRARTLRFVPAREDLFRSHGGGYNAQKRTFDSLSPGDVLVVEARGERGSGTVGDILALRAQVLGAAGIVTDGGVRDHSAVKDLDIPTFSSGPHPAVLGRKHVPWDADLTVACGGATVQPGDVIVGDDDGVLVIPPALLGDVLDAAVAQEAEEAWIAARVAEGTPVQGLYPLTGEWRRRYDAEREARISQEGPK comes from the coding sequence ATGTCGCACGACTCAGTTCGGCCGTCCGAGGAAACCGGCCTTCACCGGCACCCCGTGGTGGGCCGTCCGGGCAAGGTGGTCGCGGTCCACCTCAACTATCCGTCGCGGATCGCCCAGCGCGGCCGGACCCCGGCGAAACCGTCGTATTTCCTCAAGCCGGTGACCTCGCTGGCGGCCGCCGGGCAGGCGGTCGAACGCCCCGCCGGGGCCGAGCTGCTTGCCTTCGAAGGGGAGATCGCGCTGGTCATCGGCCGGTCCGCCCGTCGCATCGCGCCCGCGGACGGCTGGTCGCACGTGGCCGCCGTGACCGCGGCGAACGACCTGGGCGTCTACGACCTGCGGAGCGCGGACAAGGGTTCGAACCTGCGTTCCAAGGGCGGTGACGGCTACACCCCGCTCGGGCCGGCGACCCTTCCCGCCGCCGAGATCGACCCGGCCGCGCTGCGTGTGCGCACCTGGGTCAACGGCGAGCTGGTGCAGGAGGACTCCGCCGGCACCCTGGTCTTCCCGTTCGGCGAGCTGATCGCCGATCTGTCGCAGCTGATCACGCTCGAGCCCGGTGACGTGGTGCTCACCGGCACGCCGGCCGGATCGTCGGTGGTCGTGCCCGGCGACGTCGTCGAGGTCGAGGTCGACGTGCCCGGCACCGAACATCGGACTGGCCGGCTGCGCACCGAGGTGACCGAAGGATCCGAAGTGCTGCCCGAGTTCAGCGCGCAGCCGGCTGTCGACGATCACCAGCGTGCCGAGGCGTGGGGCAGCCGCGAGGCCGCCGGCCTGGAGTCACCGTTCGAACTCACCGAGGACCTCGTCGCCAAGCTGCGCAAGGTCTCGGTCGCGACGCTGTCCGCCCAGCTGCGCAAGCACGGCTACAACCAGCTGTCGATCGACGGTGTGCGCAGCGACAAACCCGGCAGCAAGATCATCGGCCGGGCACGCACGTTGCGCTTCGTTCCCGCTCGAGAGGACCTTTTCCGCAGCCACGGCGGCGGTTACAACGCCCAGAAGCGGACTTTCGACTCACTCAGCCCCGGCGACGTGCTCGTGGTCGAGGCGCGTGGCGAACGCGGCAGCGGCACCGTCGGCGACATTCTCGCGCTGCGCGCCCAGGTGCTGGGTGCCGCGGGCATCGTCACCGACGGCGGGGTGCGCGACCACAGCGCGGTAAAGGATCTCGACATCCCGACGTTCTCCAGCGGCCCGCACCCGGCGGTGCTCGGACGCAAACACGTGCCGTGGGATGCCGATCTCACCGTGGCCTGCGGTGGCGCGACCGTGCAGCCCGGAGACGTCATCGTCGGCGACGACGACGGCGTGCTGGTCATCCCGCCCGCGCTGCTGGGCGACGTGCTCGACGCCGCCGTCGCACAGGAAGCCGAAGAAGCCTGGATCGCCGCGCGGGTCGCCGAAGGCACACCAGTACAGGGTTTGTACCCGCTGACCGGCGAGTGGCGCCGCCGCTACGACGCCGAGCGCGAGGCACGTATCTCGCAGGAGGGACCGAAATGA